One genomic window of Glycine soja cultivar W05 chromosome 9, ASM419377v2, whole genome shotgun sequence includes the following:
- the LOC114367985 gene encoding preprotein translocase subunit SCY2, chloroplastic-like — protein sequence MVLHVDCVQDNMPKEIADYLNKMGARIPNIKPGKATIEYLSKVQASTRFWGGLLLSVLATASSVLDHYLRRVNAGFAIGFTSVLIIVGSIIELRRSYQAYNVMPSLSNALRRYGV from the exons atggtCTTACATGTGGATTGTGTACAGGATAACATGCCAAAGGAAATTGCTGACTATTTAAATAAGATGGGTGCGAGAATACCAAACATAAAGCCTGGGAAGGCTACCATAGAGTACCTCTCCAAGGTTCAGGCATCCACACGATTTTGGG GGGGGCTATTGTTAAGTGTTCTGGCCACTGCATCAAGCGTTCTTGACCACTATTTGCGGCGTGTCAATGCTGGATTTGCTATTGGTTTTACATCAGTTCTAATTATT GTTGGTTCCATTATTGAACTCAGAAGATCATATCAAGCATATAATGTGATGCCAAGCTTGAGCAATGCTTTGAGACGATATGGCGTATAA